One region of Dehalococcoidia bacterium genomic DNA includes:
- a CDS encoding site-specific DNA-methyltransferase, which yields MSRKEGRSKPPTNIESTVHKEKRTNIPTEELRGFVKEEEDKPKKILYPRDTSLDPQLVWRGKDEQDSKDLEVPAVPIYIQEKIHPKYIIEDLREQSKKGQTEPQLQLFSDFNGLKFEELVEFYQHEQRWSNRMILGDSLLTMTSLAEKEGLKGKVQMIYLDPPYGISFNSNWQVSTRKRDVKDGKAEDATHQPEQIKAFRDTWKDGINSYLAYLRDRLVVSREILSETGSIFVQIGDENVHLVRCLMDEVFGAKNCCALIAFQKTGGFSPRLLSSVYDYLLWYGKNQEQVKYHKLFRERPQSMIDSGYNWVEFDNGDRRRIIINDIEEEIPISQGLRFQSSILVSAGASEQGSLPFIFEGKTYKPAVGTHWKTSSVGLKNLEKANRLISVGNTLAYIRYENDFPVTEFTNMWDDTVRSTFAAEKWYVVQTSNKVVERCLLMTTDPGDLVLDPTCGSGTTAFVAEQWGRRWMTMDTSRVALALARTRLMSARFSYYLLADSPEGVRKEAEMTGQVPPAYKTDGDIRKGFVYKRVPHITLKSIAYNPDIKEGMSRAEIDAAIARHADNERLYDQPYEDNKRIRVTGPFTIESLSPHRVFAAEENLSESEHEARREAGMGQFEVMIIENLKKSGVQNTVKNERLKFDRLESYAGQWLHAQGEYAEKDGKVKRVAVCIGPEHGTVDADLVREAAKEAVKGAGFDLLLVCGFAFDAHVNEEAKLFGKLNILITRMNPDLNMSEDLLKAGAGNLFMVFGEPDVNIKKHKNGKLTAEIKGLDIYDPTTGAIRNSSTDDIACWFIDTNYNEESFFVRHAYFLGNDNPYEKLKRSLKAEIDESAWASLYSTSSRPFDPPTTGHIAIKVINHYGDEVLKVYEVK from the coding sequence ATGTCACGAAAAGAGGGAAGAAGCAAACCTCCCACAAACATTGAAAGTACCGTTCATAAGGAGAAGCGCACCAATATACCCACGGAGGAACTGCGCGGCTTCGTGAAGGAAGAAGAGGATAAACCTAAGAAGATACTATATCCCCGCGATACCTCACTCGACCCACAGCTTGTCTGGCGTGGCAAGGATGAACAGGATTCTAAAGATCTCGAAGTGCCAGCAGTGCCCATCTATATTCAGGAGAAGATACACCCCAAGTACATCATCGAGGACCTGCGGGAGCAATCAAAGAAAGGGCAAACCGAACCTCAGTTACAACTATTCTCCGACTTCAATGGGCTTAAGTTTGAGGAGCTGGTGGAGTTCTACCAGCATGAGCAGCGCTGGTCTAACCGCATGATACTCGGTGATTCACTGCTGACAATGACATCGCTGGCCGAGAAGGAAGGCTTGAAGGGCAAGGTGCAGATGATCTACCTCGACCCGCCCTACGGCATCAGCTTCAATTCCAACTGGCAGGTCAGTACACGCAAACGTGATGTCAAAGATGGCAAAGCTGAGGATGCCACCCACCAACCCGAGCAGATTAAGGCATTCCGTGACACCTGGAAGGACGGTATTAATTCATATCTGGCGTACCTGCGTGATCGTCTGGTTGTATCACGCGAGATCCTTTCTGAGACCGGTAGTATCTTTGTTCAGATTGGTGATGAGAACGTGCATCTTGTGCGCTGTCTGATGGATGAGGTGTTTGGAGCCAAGAATTGTTGTGCATTGATTGCTTTTCAAAAGACAGGCGGCTTTTCGCCAAGATTATTATCATCAGTCTACGATTATCTTCTATGGTATGGAAAGAATCAGGAGCAAGTAAAATACCACAAGCTGTTTAGAGAACGTCCACAATCAATGATCGATTCTGGTTACAATTGGGTAGAATTCGATAACGGTGATAGACGACGTATTATAATAAATGATATTGAAGAGGAAATTCCCATATCACAAGGATTGCGCTTTCAGTCAAGTATTTTAGTTTCTGCCGGTGCTTCCGAACAAGGATCACTTCCCTTTATATTTGAAGGTAAAACATATAAGCCCGCTGTTGGGACCCATTGGAAGACCAGTTCAGTTGGTTTGAAAAATTTAGAAAAGGCAAATCGTCTAATTAGTGTGGGTAACACGCTGGCTTACATACGTTACGAAAATGACTTCCCTGTAACAGAATTCACGAATATGTGGGATGACACTGTGAGAAGTACTTTTGCCGCTGAGAAATGGTATGTAGTTCAGACTTCTAACAAAGTAGTCGAGCGCTGCCTTCTCATGACTACTGACCCGGGTGACCTGGTGCTTGATCCCACCTGCGGCAGCGGAACCACGGCTTTTGTTGCCGAGCAGTGGGGCAGGCGCTGGATGACCATGGATACGTCCCGCGTTGCTCTGGCACTGGCACGCACCCGCCTGATGTCCGCCCGTTTTTCCTACTACCTGCTGGCCGACTCGCCTGAGGGCGTTAGAAAAGAGGCCGAGATGACAGGCCAGGTACCCCCAGCATATAAGACTGATGGCGATATACGTAAAGGCTTCGTCTACAAGCGGGTACCGCATATTACGCTTAAATCCATCGCTTATAATCCGGATATCAAGGAGGGCATGTCACGTGCTGAGATAGATGCCGCCATCGCTCGCCATGCCGACAATGAGAGGCTTTATGATCAACCTTACGAAGATAACAAGCGCATTCGCGTTACAGGGCCCTTCACAATTGAAAGTCTGTCGCCTCACCGTGTATTCGCTGCTGAAGAAAACCTCTCGGAAAGCGAACATGAGGCACGTCGCGAGGCAGGCATGGGGCAGTTCGAGGTCATGATCATTGAGAACCTCAAGAAATCCGGCGTTCAAAATACAGTCAAGAACGAGCGCCTTAAATTCGATCGGCTGGAGTCCTACGCTGGCCAGTGGCTGCACGCCCAGGGTGAATATGCTGAAAAGGACGGCAAGGTCAAGCGTGTGGCGGTCTGCATTGGGCCTGAGCATGGTACAGTGGACGCCGACCTTGTACGTGAAGCCGCCAAAGAAGCCGTTAAAGGTGCGGGCTTCGACCTGCTCCTTGTTTGCGGGTTCGCCTTCGACGCTCACGTAAATGAAGAGGCAAAGCTGTTCGGTAAACTAAATATCCTCATAACCCGCATGAACCCAGATCTGAACATGAGTGAAGACCTGCTGAAGGCCGGCGCCGGCAACCTATTCATGGTCTTCGGCGAGCCGGATGTTAATATCAAGAAGCATAAAAATGGCAAGCTCACTGCTGAGATAAAAGGTTTAGACATCTATGATCCAACAACCGGGGCCATCCGCAATAGCTCTACCGATGATATCGCGTGCTGGTTCATCGATACCAATTACAACGAGGAAAGCTTCTTCGTCCGCCATGCTTATTTCTTGGGCAACGACAATCCCTATGAAAAGCTCAAACGCTCCCTCAAAGCCGAGATCGATGAATCCGCCTGGGCATCCCTCTATTCCACCTCCAGCCGCCCCTTCGACCCGCCCACCACCGGCCACATTGCCATTAAAGTCATCAACCACTACGGCGACGAAGTACTGAAGGTGTACGAGGTGAAATGA
- a CDS encoding three-Cys-motif partner protein TcmP, with amino-acid sequence MNEFKYDLIGYWSEVKLAIVNDYASAYSKIMHKQSSIRKYLYIDAFSGAGHHILKSTGDFVLGSSLNALKIAPAFNEYHLIDLDRGKINELQQQVGKRQDVFFYNEDANKVLLDNVFPRCLHQDYHRALCLLDPYALTVDWNVLQTAGKMESVEVFYNFMIMDANMNVFLRNPDKVATEQAIRMDKVWGDRTWRTEAYIARPTLWGDTIDEKATNEDIAECFRQRLIDVAKFKYVPKPMPMRNEKGSVIYYLFFASPNKTGAGIVEDIFNTYRNRGMK; translated from the coding sequence ATGAATGAATTTAAATATGACCTGATAGGCTATTGGTCGGAGGTCAAGCTTGCTATTGTGAACGATTATGCCAGTGCCTATTCTAAGATCATGCACAAACAATCATCAATCAGGAAATATCTTTATATTGATGCTTTCTCCGGAGCGGGGCATCATATATTGAAGAGTACAGGGGATTTTGTGCTTGGAAGCTCATTGAATGCATTGAAGATTGCACCGGCATTCAATGAGTATCACCTAATTGACCTTGATCGTGGCAAAATTAATGAGCTTCAACAACAGGTCGGCAAGCGTCAAGACGTATTCTTTTATAATGAGGATGCGAATAAAGTTCTTCTTGATAACGTCTTTCCACGTTGTCTTCACCAGGATTACCACCGGGCATTGTGTTTGCTTGATCCTTATGCATTGACAGTTGATTGGAATGTACTTCAAACTGCTGGAAAGATGGAGTCGGTTGAAGTTTTTTACAATTTCATGATAATGGACGCCAATATGAACGTGTTTTTACGCAACCCTGATAAAGTTGCCACGGAACAGGCAATCCGTATGGATAAAGTCTGGGGTGATCGGACTTGGCGTACAGAAGCTTATATAGCAAGACCTACACTATGGGGAGATACTATCGACGAGAAAGCCACTAATGAGGACATTGCAGAGTGTTTCCGACAGCGGCTTATAGATGTTGCAAAATTCAAATACGTCCCGAAGCCGATGCCAATGCGAAACGAAAAGGGATCAGTAATATATTATCTTTTCTTTGCTTCTCCCAATAAGACTGGCGCAGGTATTGTTGAAGATATTTTTAACACTTATCGTAATCGAGGTATGAAATAA
- a CDS encoding phage Gp37/Gp68 family protein: MASNSSIEWTKSTWNPVTGCTKVSPGCKHCYAERIALRLQAMKQPNYADGFKLAMHCQALDLPLKWKKPQTIFVNSMSDLFHEDVPLAFILEVFDVMRRASWHDFQILTKRSSRLLELSSELAWPKNVWMGVSVENADYAYRIHHLRSTGASIKFLSLEPLLGPLPNLDLSGIDWVIVGGESGPKARPIDKEWVTDICNQCQRAAVPFFFKQWGGAKKKKTGRLLDGRTWDELPNVTRTALEALTT, translated from the coding sequence ATGGCATCTAATTCTTCTATAGAATGGACTAAATCCACGTGGAATCCAGTTACGGGCTGCACGAAGGTCAGCCCAGGGTGCAAGCATTGTTACGCCGAGCGGATAGCGCTGCGATTGCAGGCTATGAAGCAGCCCAACTATGCAGATGGGTTCAAGCTGGCCATGCATTGTCAGGCGCTCGATCTGCCATTGAAGTGGAAAAAGCCCCAGACTATTTTCGTCAACTCCATGAGTGACCTATTCCACGAGGATGTCCCCTTGGCGTTTATACTTGAGGTGTTTGACGTGATGAGGCGAGCGTCATGGCACGATTTCCAAATACTTACGAAGCGATCTAGTCGTCTATTGGAATTAAGTTCAGAGTTAGCGTGGCCGAAAAACGTATGGATGGGTGTGAGCGTTGAAAACGCCGATTATGCGTACCGCATCCATCATCTCCGTTCAACGGGGGCGTCAATCAAGTTTCTATCGTTGGAGCCACTGCTGGGACCGCTACCAAACCTTGACCTTTCAGGGATAGACTGGGTAATCGTCGGCGGAGAATCTGGTCCTAAGGCACGGCCCATCGATAAGGAATGGGTAACTGACATTTGCAACCAATGTCAGCGGGCAGCGGTGCCATTCTTCTTCAAGCAGTGGGGTGGGGCTAAAAAGAAAAAAACGGGCCGCCTACTGGACGGCAGGACCTGGGATGAGTTGCCAAACGTCACCCGTACAGCGCTCGAAGCCTTAACAACTTGA